A portion of the Mesobacillus sp. AQ2 genome contains these proteins:
- the rlmD gene encoding 23S rRNA (uracil(1939)-C(5))-methyltransferase RlmD, whose translation MSKTIPVKKNDYIDVEFEDLTHEGAGVAKVDGYPIFVQGGLPGEKATIKVTKVNKGYGFGRLMEILVRSTFRVECPAEDAHKYGGCQLQHISYEGQLKYKENQVKQVLMRIGKLEDVVVHPILGMDNPWHYRNKAQVPVGEKDGKLIAGFFKPRSHEIVDTNESLLHLHEINEAVQAVKEIASDLGIQPYNEENHKGVLRHIMTRYGRQTGELMVVIVTRTNEIPHKNQLIEKIIAKLPKVKSIVHNINSMKTNVIMGDQTNLLWGSEVIYDYIGDIKFAISARSFYQVNPEQTKVLYDKALEYAELTGEESVIDAYCGIGTISLFLAQKAKKVFGVEIVPEAIEDAKRNAQLNGITNAEFAVGEAEKVIPAWYEEGNSADVLVVDPPRKGCDEALLQTIIDMKPKKVVYVSCNPATLARDLRILEDGGYMTVEVQPVDMFPQTTHCEAVAKIILKEGN comes from the coding sequence ATGAGCAAAACAATTCCTGTTAAAAAAAATGATTATATAGATGTAGAATTTGAAGATTTGACGCATGAAGGAGCGGGTGTGGCCAAGGTCGATGGCTACCCGATTTTTGTCCAGGGCGGACTCCCTGGCGAAAAGGCAACAATCAAAGTGACCAAGGTGAACAAGGGCTACGGTTTTGGGCGCCTGATGGAGATTCTTGTAAGAAGCACCTTCCGTGTTGAGTGTCCGGCAGAGGATGCCCATAAATATGGAGGCTGCCAGCTGCAGCATATCAGCTATGAAGGCCAGCTGAAGTATAAGGAAAACCAGGTGAAACAGGTACTAATGCGGATCGGCAAGCTTGAGGATGTTGTAGTTCATCCGATTCTTGGAATGGACAACCCGTGGCATTATCGGAATAAAGCACAGGTTCCAGTTGGCGAGAAAGATGGCAAGCTGATCGCAGGCTTCTTCAAGCCGCGCAGCCATGAAATTGTCGATACGAATGAAAGCCTACTGCATCTCCATGAAATTAACGAAGCTGTCCAGGCAGTAAAAGAAATCGCCAGCGATTTGGGAATCCAGCCATATAATGAGGAAAATCATAAAGGTGTGCTTCGCCACATCATGACGAGATATGGACGCCAAACTGGTGAGTTGATGGTTGTTATTGTGACGAGGACCAATGAAATCCCGCATAAAAACCAGCTAATTGAAAAGATTATCGCAAAGCTGCCTAAGGTAAAATCAATCGTCCATAACATCAACTCGATGAAAACGAATGTAATTATGGGAGATCAAACGAACTTATTATGGGGCAGTGAAGTTATCTACGACTATATCGGTGACATAAAATTCGCGATCTCAGCGCGATCATTCTATCAGGTGAACCCTGAGCAGACAAAGGTGCTTTACGACAAAGCGCTCGAATACGCCGAGTTGACAGGGGAAGAATCTGTCATCGACGCCTACTGCGGCATTGGCACAATTTCGTTATTTTTAGCGCAAAAAGCAAAAAAAGTATTCGGCGTGGAAATCGTTCCCGAAGCCATCGAAGACGCAAAACGCAATGCCCAGCTGAACGGCATCACAAACGCTGAATTCGCAGTCGGAGAAGCCGAAAAAGTCATCCCGGCATGGTACGAAGAAGGCAACTCTGCAGATGTATTAGTAGTTGACCCGCCACGCAAAGGCTGCGATGAAGCACTGCTGCAGACCATCATCGACATGAAACCGAAGAAAGTAGTTTATGTGTCATGTAACCCAGCCACCCTCGCGAGAGACTTGCGAATCCTCGAAGATGGCGGGTACATGACGGTTGAAGTCCAGCCAGTTGATATGTTTCCACAGACGACGCACTGTGAAGCTGTTGCGAAAATAATTTTGAAAGAAGGCAACTAA
- the recQ gene encoding DNA helicase RecQ yields the protein MLQKAHELLQNHFGYSSFRRGQDQAITSVLEGNNTVCVMPTGGGKSIVYQIPALVLPGTTIVISPLISLMKDQVDTLIQHGIPATYINSSLTAGEAASRMDDARNGKYKLLYIAPERLGSWEFIDDLQDMEIPLIAVDEAHCISQWGHDFRPSYLQISGLADRLPRKPIVLALTATATPKVREDICASLKINPENTVITGFERSNLSFSVVKGQDRQAYLRDFIKKNEKEAGIIYAATRKNVDQLYEWLQKEGFNAARYHAGMNDDDRNREQERFLQDEATVMVATSAFGMGIDKSNIRYVLHFQLPKNMESYYQEAGRAGRDGLDSECVVLYSSQDVQVQRFLIDQSADRERIAPELEKLQQMVGYCHTEECLQSYILHYFGESDAEPCGRCGNCTDSRETEDVTKDAQMVLSCIIRMGQKYGKAMTANVLTGSRNKKVLEFRLDKLPTYGLMKNKSTKQANDLIEFLISQELIGVEHGTYPTIYVPEKGKDVLLGKTKVFRKEAVRVKQVSNDDPLFEELRELRREIASAEKVPPFVIFSDSSLKDMCLKLPLTDGEFLGVAGVGEHKLQKYGAPFIQRIIEFCEEHPERQPVMNAVAEPVKKPAKKAVGDSHLETYKLHQEKLSVAEIAAKRELVESTVENHLIQCIQQGMEVDYDVLIPAEFIADLEQAVAEAGRDRLKPIKELLPEEVSYFMIKAFLYMSKKKVH from the coding sequence ATGCTGCAAAAAGCCCATGAATTATTGCAAAACCATTTTGGCTATTCCTCATTCCGCCGAGGGCAGGACCAGGCAATCACCTCGGTGCTGGAAGGGAACAATACGGTCTGCGTCATGCCGACCGGCGGAGGCAAGTCGATCGTCTATCAAATCCCGGCACTCGTGCTGCCAGGAACGACCATTGTCATCTCTCCGTTGATTTCTTTGATGAAGGACCAGGTGGACACACTCATCCAGCACGGAATTCCGGCGACGTATATCAACAGTTCGCTGACTGCCGGCGAAGCCGCCAGCCGGATGGATGACGCCAGGAACGGAAAGTACAAGCTGTTATATATCGCTCCCGAGCGGCTTGGATCCTGGGAGTTCATCGATGACTTGCAGGACATGGAAATCCCGCTGATCGCTGTCGACGAAGCGCACTGTATTTCCCAGTGGGGACACGATTTCCGACCGAGCTATCTGCAGATTTCCGGCCTGGCTGACCGCCTGCCTAGAAAACCGATTGTGCTCGCCTTGACGGCAACCGCGACACCAAAGGTAAGGGAAGACATTTGCGCCTCGCTGAAAATAAACCCTGAGAATACAGTGATTACAGGGTTCGAGCGCAGCAACCTGAGTTTTTCTGTCGTAAAGGGCCAGGACCGACAGGCCTATTTAAGAGATTTTATCAAAAAAAATGAGAAGGAAGCAGGCATCATCTATGCGGCGACACGGAAGAATGTCGACCAGCTATATGAGTGGCTGCAGAAGGAAGGCTTCAATGCCGCCCGCTATCACGCAGGAATGAATGATGATGACCGGAACCGCGAACAGGAGCGTTTTTTACAGGACGAAGCCACTGTGATGGTCGCGACGTCGGCATTCGGGATGGGCATCGACAAAAGCAATATTCGCTATGTCCTCCATTTTCAGCTCCCTAAAAATATGGAGAGCTACTATCAGGAGGCTGGCCGTGCCGGTCGTGATGGCCTGGACAGTGAATGTGTGGTGCTGTATTCGTCCCAGGATGTCCAAGTGCAACGCTTTTTGATTGACCAGTCTGCGGATCGTGAACGGATTGCGCCTGAACTGGAAAAACTGCAGCAAATGGTCGGCTACTGCCATACGGAGGAATGTCTGCAATCCTATATCCTCCATTACTTTGGCGAGAGTGATGCGGAGCCGTGCGGTCGCTGCGGCAATTGTACCGACTCCCGTGAAACGGAGGATGTCACGAAGGATGCGCAAATGGTGCTGTCGTGCATCATCCGGATGGGCCAGAAATACGGCAAGGCAATGACGGCGAATGTTTTGACCGGTTCGCGAAATAAGAAGGTGCTCGAATTCCGGCTAGATAAACTGCCGACGTACGGATTGATGAAGAATAAGAGCACGAAGCAGGCGAATGACCTGATCGAGTTCCTGATTTCGCAGGAACTGATTGGTGTAGAGCACGGAACTTATCCGACGATTTATGTCCCGGAAAAGGGGAAGGATGTTTTGCTCGGCAAGACCAAGGTGTTCAGGAAGGAAGCGGTCCGGGTCAAGCAGGTTTCAAATGATGATCCGTTATTTGAAGAACTGCGGGAATTGCGGCGAGAGATTGCTTCTGCTGAAAAAGTGCCGCCATTTGTGATTTTCTCAGATTCCTCACTGAAGGATATGTGCCTGAAGCTGCCGCTGACGGATGGAGAATTCCTTGGTGTGGCTGGAGTTGGAGAGCATAAGCTGCAGAAGTATGGCGCACCATTCATTCAGCGGATCATCGAGTTCTGCGAGGAGCACCCAGAGCGTCAGCCCGTGATGAATGCAGTAGCTGAGCCGGTGAAGAAACCGGCGAAAAAAGCTGTTGGCGATTCTCATCTCGAAACCTACAAGCTGCATCAGGAGAAACTGTCAGTGGCTGAAATTGCCGCCAAGCGTGAATTGGTGGAAAGCACGGTCGAAAATCACTTGATTCAATGCATCCAGCAGGGAATGGAAGTCGACTATGACGTGCTGATTCCTGCTGAGTTTATAGCTGACCTGGAGCAAGCCGTGGCAGAAGCCGGCCGCGACAGGTTAAAGCCAATCAAGGAACTGCTGCCAGAAGAGGTCAGTTATTTTATGATCAAGGCATTTTTGTATATGTCAAAAAAGAAGGTACATTAA
- a CDS encoding ABC transporter permease subunit, protein MVYFKKAIEQFVLWIVCVFLFIGILFLPVTTEYQTGQGGQFESASYQYELDKHIANIKGFFTYIKENPDLGEFVPGESYGHRIAGKAWKSLLLIVPTLIFAYIFGILKGIFDFRMQKKKLNFLGNGTTWLFISMPDLFFIIIIQIGLMFLYEKGLFFHVTLYGSEKLETYIVGILFLLIYPVFYLANITNVSLQEQSGNDYIRTARSKGTSGVKILFIHILKNSFPRILAHANTITLYVLSNLFIVEKLMDFQGAADGLFNAVLRGTGFKVGMEIMVDGISAAGYTVFFASIILVSNLVTQIFKSLVTPVSQEVDHE, encoded by the coding sequence ATGGTTTATTTTAAAAAGGCAATCGAGCAGTTTGTATTGTGGATTGTCTGTGTATTTTTGTTCATCGGGATTTTGTTTTTGCCGGTTACGACGGAATACCAGACTGGTCAGGGCGGACAGTTTGAATCCGCAAGCTATCAGTATGAATTGGACAAGCACATTGCTAATATCAAAGGTTTCTTTACGTATATAAAAGAAAACCCTGACCTTGGAGAGTTTGTCCCTGGCGAATCGTATGGCCACCGGATTGCGGGCAAGGCCTGGAAAAGCCTGCTTTTGATTGTTCCGACTTTGATTTTTGCTTATATTTTTGGCATCCTAAAAGGGATTTTTGATTTCCGGATGCAAAAAAAGAAGCTGAACTTCCTTGGGAATGGGACGACTTGGCTGTTCATCTCCATGCCGGATCTCTTTTTCATCATCATCATCCAGATTGGATTGATGTTTTTATATGAAAAAGGTCTGTTTTTCCATGTAACGTTATATGGAAGTGAAAAGCTGGAAACCTATATTGTTGGCATTCTATTTTTGCTCATTTATCCTGTATTCTACCTTGCGAATATCACGAATGTGAGCCTACAGGAGCAGTCGGGGAATGATTATATCCGGACTGCGAGATCCAAAGGGACATCCGGCGTGAAAATATTGTTCATACATATTCTGAAAAATTCGTTTCCAAGGATTCTGGCGCATGCGAATACGATTACACTCTATGTATTATCGAATCTATTTATTGTAGAAAAATTGATGGATTTTCAAGGGGCGGCGGATGGCCTGTTTAATGCTGTCCTGAGGGGCACAGGCTTCAAGGTCGGGATGGAAATCATGGTGGACGGGATCTCGGCAGCAGGTTACACAGTCTTTTTTGCCTCCATCATTTTGGTCTCGAATCTGGTAACCCAGATCTTTAAAAGTCTGGTCACTCCGGTTTCGCAAGAGGTGGACCATGAATAG
- a CDS encoding DUF3221 domain-containing protein, producing MRTIKKGILMLFLLALSLAACSNELISGEGYILEVSDEAILVVKNINQERYNEIKDVPGDSLIDQGGLELIWLEYEAADRLQKGDHIEFWIEGSIRKSYPEQATAKKIEHK from the coding sequence ATGAGAACAATAAAAAAGGGGATTCTAATGCTGTTTCTGCTGGCTTTAAGCCTTGCAGCCTGCTCGAATGAGCTGATATCTGGCGAGGGTTATATTTTAGAGGTAAGCGATGAGGCAATTCTAGTCGTAAAAAACATAAATCAGGAAAGATATAATGAAATCAAAGATGTTCCCGGTGACTCATTAATCGACCAAGGAGGATTGGAGTTAATCTGGCTGGAATATGAGGCAGCGGATAGGTTACAAAAAGGCGACCATATTGAGTTCTGGATTGAAGGCAGTATCAGGAAAAGTTATCCAGAGCAAGCCACTGCAAAGAAAATAGAACATAAATAA
- a CDS encoding BsuPI-related putative proteinase inhibitor, with protein sequence MRKLWIILLMGLLVTGCGTGNQVSNNNNEEKGGAGIVAGEMAASIKEDSPLVFQYEVKNQTEQEVTLEFTSSQRYDYSVETKDGKEIFLFSSVANFLQALGEEKVKQGETLSYEIDLHELSLDKGDYILSVWMTPKEGKKFRVTKEFSVE encoded by the coding sequence ATGAGAAAGTTATGGATAATATTGCTGATGGGTTTGCTGGTGACCGGCTGTGGTACAGGAAACCAGGTATCGAATAACAATAATGAAGAAAAAGGAGGTGCCGGAATCGTGGCGGGAGAAATGGCTGCAAGTATAAAAGAGGATAGTCCGCTGGTTTTTCAATATGAAGTGAAAAATCAGACGGAACAGGAAGTGACCCTGGAATTTACGAGTTCCCAACGTTACGATTATTCGGTCGAGACAAAGGATGGAAAGGAAATCTTCCTATTCTCAAGTGTCGCCAACTTCTTACAGGCTTTAGGAGAAGAAAAAGTAAAGCAGGGGGAGACGTTGAGCTATGAAATCGACCTTCATGAGCTATCCCTGGATAAAGGTGACTATATCCTTTCTGTCTGGATGACGCCGAAGGAAGGAAAAAAGTTCAGGGTGACAAAGGAATTTTCTGTTGAGTGA
- a CDS encoding ABC transporter permease subunit, translating into MNRSLLFGLFILSFLVVISFIAPYLPFVDTSLKETVMRQKEGGGFELPPFAPSEDHPIGSDANGVDLLSRVLLGTKETLLTILAIVLIRYIIAVPLAMASFYSRFFRRVLILWNRLFSFMPPIFFVILILGTPFIVFSGNRYLWILLVLAVIEVGRVADIFYQGMVDISKKPYVEAGIVSGSSPLTMLKKYYWPPLRPFFIVQFFSDLGRTLFLIGQLGIVGIFLSVKFVSQLDGAYQAVNTSNVWPTYFVNITNHIWSHPWLPITGTVAIGITIFAFSMTSSGLQKYFDKKYKRG; encoded by the coding sequence ATGAATAGATCACTACTTTTTGGCTTATTCATTTTGTCTTTTCTAGTGGTCATTTCATTTATCGCTCCATATCTTCCGTTCGTGGATACCTCGTTAAAGGAAACAGTGATGAGGCAGAAGGAAGGAGGAGGGTTTGAGCTTCCTCCGTTCGCGCCATCTGAGGATCATCCAATCGGCTCGGATGCGAATGGCGTGGATTTATTGAGCAGGGTGCTGCTGGGTACGAAAGAAACGCTGTTAACGATCCTGGCGATTGTCTTGATTCGCTATATCATCGCGGTTCCGCTGGCGATGGCGAGTTTTTATTCGCGGTTTTTCCGGAGGGTCCTGATTCTTTGGAATCGGTTATTCTCCTTCATGCCGCCGATTTTCTTTGTGATTCTTATTCTCGGCACTCCGTTCATTGTGTTTTCAGGTAATCGATATCTTTGGATCTTGCTCGTTCTCGCGGTAATTGAAGTAGGGCGGGTTGCGGATATTTTTTATCAGGGCATGGTGGATATCTCGAAGAAACCTTATGTCGAAGCGGGGATCGTCTCGGGCTCTTCACCGTTGACGATGCTGAAAAAATACTACTGGCCGCCGTTAAGACCATTTTTTATCGTCCAGTTTTTCTCTGACCTTGGAAGAACATTGTTTCTCATCGGCCAGCTGGGCATCGTCGGAATTTTTCTTAGTGTCAAATTCGTTTCCCAGCTCGATGGTGCCTATCAGGCGGTGAACACGTCCAATGTCTGGCCAACCTACTTCGTGAACATTACCAACCATATCTGGTCACATCCATGGCTGCCGATTACCGGAACTGTTGCCATCGGGATTACCATTTTTGCATTCTCCATGACCAGCAGCGGGCTCCAGAAGTATTTTGACAAAAAGTATAAGAGAGGTTAA
- a CDS encoding Type 1 glutamine amidotransferase-like domain-containing protein — translation MKFLLTSAGINNKSIHEALVDMLDKPIADSNALCIPTAMYGHPWVGPGVKAWEFISGKEDNPMVDLGWKSVGILELTALPSISEDRWVPLLQETDVLLVAGGDALYLGYWMKQSGLADLLPSLNAVYVGMSAGSMVMAPRIGDFFVSWTSPSGGDETLSMVDFAMFPHLDHEMLPYNTMAAAERWAAGMQGPAYAIDDQTAIKVIDGEVEVVTEGNWILFTP, via the coding sequence GTGAAATTTTTGCTTACATCTGCAGGCATTAATAACAAAAGTATACATGAAGCGTTGGTTGACATGCTGGACAAGCCGATCGCCGACTCTAACGCCCTGTGCATCCCCACCGCGATGTACGGACACCCCTGGGTTGGCCCCGGCGTCAAAGCTTGGGAGTTCATCAGCGGGAAAGAAGATAATCCTATGGTCGACCTGGGCTGGAAATCTGTCGGCATTCTGGAACTCACAGCACTACCAAGTATTAGTGAAGACCGCTGGGTGCCGTTGTTACAGGAGACGGACGTCCTGCTGGTCGCGGGAGGCGACGCCCTCTACCTGGGTTACTGGATGAAGCAGTCCGGATTGGCGGACCTCTTGCCGTCACTCAACGCAGTCTATGTGGGGATGAGCGCCGGTAGCATGGTGATGGCACCTAGAATTGGGGACTTCTTCGTTAGCTGGACTTCGCCGAGCGGTGGCGATGAAACGCTGAGTATGGTCGATTTTGCAATGTTCCCGCATCTGGATCACGAGATGCTGCCGTATAACACGATGGCTGCTGCAGAGAGATGGGCCGCTGGGATGCAGGGGCCGGCATATGCAATTGATGATCAAACCGCCATCAAAGTGATTGACGGAGAGGTCGAAGTTGTCACTGAAGGGAATTGGATACTTTTTACGCCATAA
- a CDS encoding DMT family transporter: MKHWHYALIVFIGGSCYGVLSTFVKFAYSANLSAPEVTGGQYFFGAVLIWIIFLFTKKIKFTFTQTSKLLLSGIPFGLTSLFYYQSLQRLDAALAIVFLFQFVWIGTVFDWIFNKKRPSKEKLVSITILLIGSVLAANIVLQEGSVPSWQGGIWGLLAAVSFTASVFLSGSVEKDIPPVQKSALLSTGALIVVFALYPPTFLFDVSVLSNLAPYGLLLGLFGVALPPLLFSIGMPHIGPGLGTILVASELPVAVTLSSFVLLEHISWTQWVGVLLILIGIVSGNIKSDKGKCKSFNKEILAHEM; the protein is encoded by the coding sequence TTGAAACATTGGCATTATGCATTAATTGTTTTTATAGGAGGAAGTTGTTATGGAGTATTATCAACATTTGTCAAATTTGCATACTCAGCTAACCTTTCAGCACCTGAGGTTACAGGTGGACAATATTTTTTTGGAGCAGTATTGATTTGGATCATTTTCCTATTTACTAAAAAGATAAAATTTACTTTTACTCAAACATCTAAATTGCTATTATCCGGAATTCCATTTGGCTTAACATCTTTATTTTATTACCAGTCTCTTCAAAGACTTGATGCTGCATTAGCCATCGTTTTTTTATTTCAGTTTGTCTGGATTGGTACAGTTTTTGATTGGATATTTAATAAGAAAAGGCCTTCCAAAGAAAAGCTTGTTTCTATAACCATTCTCTTAATTGGTTCAGTTTTAGCAGCAAATATTGTTTTACAAGAGGGAAGTGTTCCCTCATGGCAAGGGGGAATTTGGGGATTGCTTGCTGCTGTTTCATTTACTGCTTCGGTTTTTTTGAGTGGTTCAGTCGAGAAGGATATTCCGCCAGTGCAAAAAAGTGCTCTTCTTTCAACTGGTGCATTAATAGTTGTTTTTGCATTGTATCCGCCAACATTTCTATTCGACGTTTCTGTGTTATCGAACTTGGCACCATATGGGCTGCTGCTTGGTTTGTTTGGAGTAGCTCTTCCGCCACTTTTATTTTCAATTGGAATGCCGCATATTGGACCAGGACTTGGCACCATATTAGTAGCTTCTGAACTTCCGGTAGCCGTTACATTGTCTTCATTCGTTTTGCTGGAGCATATAAGCTGGACTCAGTGGGTGGGAGTATTACTCATTTTAATTGGGATTGTAAGTGGAAATATTAAGAGTGACAAAGGGAAGTGTAAATCTTTTAATAAAGAAATACTAGCCCATGAAATGTAG
- a CDS encoding ABC transporter ATP-binding protein translates to MDSSVKKFFSYYKPYQKLFLSVLACAFIVSALSLLFPLLVRYITKDVLEGNLSIALNKVFWIGGLMLVLTAIQNLANYFVDFKGHELGARMESDLRSELFEHMQKLSFSFYDKEKIGKLMSRITNDLLMLSELYHHAPEDYLKYLVRLVGAFVILFFINAPLTIIVFCFLPFLGFFIFQLNKIENRILRRNKERIADVNAQVEDSLAGIRVVKSFTNEKVEIKKFTRENNLFLESRIAFYKAEAIFYNGVQTFIQLITIAVIIFGSASIVKNTLDLADLLTFLLYINFMLEPIQKMVHMSTQLQEGITGFQRFMEIMNLKPAIESKPNAVSLQKVLGEIEFRHVQFRYEDHLDHVLENMSLKIKPGEYVALVGPSGAGKTTFCSLIPRFYDVTDGKVMLDGIDIREIDLYSLRKNIGIVQQDMYLFAGTVMENIRYGNPNASDEEIIFAAQSANAHDFIMKLPNGYQSEIGQRGVRLSGGQKQRLSIARVFLKNPPILILDEATSALDNESESIIKDSLELLAKGRTTLVIAHRLSTIRNAQRIIVLTEEGIVEEGTHDVLLEKHGAYSNLYSKQFESIW, encoded by the coding sequence ATGGATTCTTCAGTCAAAAAATTTTTCTCTTATTATAAACCTTATCAAAAATTGTTTTTGTCCGTATTGGCATGTGCCTTTATCGTCTCCGCCTTGTCTTTGTTGTTTCCACTTCTCGTAAGGTATATTACAAAGGACGTCCTTGAAGGGAACCTATCAATCGCATTAAATAAAGTGTTTTGGATTGGCGGGCTGATGCTTGTTCTAACCGCAATCCAAAATCTTGCGAATTACTTTGTTGACTTTAAAGGACATGAATTAGGCGCTCGCATGGAAAGCGACCTGCGCAGCGAACTGTTTGAGCACATGCAAAAACTCTCTTTCAGTTTTTACGATAAAGAAAAAATCGGCAAGCTCATGTCGAGGATTACGAACGACCTGTTGATGCTTTCAGAGCTATACCATCATGCACCTGAAGATTATCTAAAATACCTGGTTCGTTTAGTCGGGGCGTTTGTCATCTTGTTCTTCATTAATGCCCCCTTGACGATTATTGTATTTTGCTTTTTGCCGTTCTTGGGTTTTTTTATTTTTCAGCTCAACAAGATTGAAAACAGGATATTAAGAAGAAACAAAGAAAGGATTGCCGACGTAAACGCTCAGGTGGAGGATAGTCTGGCTGGCATCCGCGTTGTAAAATCGTTCACCAATGAAAAGGTGGAAATTAAGAAGTTTACTCGTGAAAATAACCTCTTCCTTGAAAGCAGGATAGCCTTCTATAAAGCAGAAGCGATTTTTTACAATGGGGTACAAACATTTATCCAGCTGATTACGATTGCAGTTATTATTTTCGGCAGTGCCAGTATTGTAAAAAACACACTTGATTTAGCAGATTTACTTACTTTTTTGTTGTATATAAATTTTATGCTGGAACCGATTCAAAAAATGGTTCATATGAGCACACAACTCCAGGAAGGCATCACCGGCTTTCAGCGCTTTATGGAAATTATGAATCTAAAGCCCGCAATCGAAAGCAAACCGAATGCCGTGAGCCTCCAGAAAGTCCTTGGTGAAATTGAATTCAGGCATGTTCAATTCCGTTATGAAGACCATTTGGATCATGTTTTGGAAAATATGTCGCTTAAAATAAAACCGGGAGAATATGTTGCCTTGGTCGGCCCTTCGGGTGCAGGAAAAACGACTTTCTGCTCTCTTATCCCCCGCTTTTATGATGTCACTGACGGCAAGGTAATGCTGGACGGAATTGATATCCGTGAAATCGATCTTTATTCATTAAGAAAAAACATCGGTATCGTTCAACAGGATATGTACCTGTTTGCAGGAACGGTAATGGAAAATATCCGATACGGGAATCCCAATGCAAGTGATGAGGAAATTATCTTTGCGGCCCAGTCCGCTAATGCACATGACTTTATCATGAAGCTGCCGAACGGTTACCAATCTGAAATTGGTCAGCGGGGGGTCAGGCTTTCGGGCGGACAAAAGCAGCGGCTTAGCATTGCCCGCGTGTTCCTTAAGAATCCCCCAATCCTTATCTTGGATGAAGCAACGAGTGCACTAGATAACGAAAGCGAAAGCATCATTAAGGACTCACTGGAATTGCTCGCAAAAGGGCGAACAACCCTCGTTATTGCTCATCGCCTTTCAACAATTCGGAACGCACAGCGGATTATCGTTTTGACTGAGGAGGGTATTGTCGAAGAAGGAACACATGATGTGCTGCTTGAAAAGCATGGAGCATATTCAAACCTCTACTCCAAACAGTTTGAATCGATATGGTAA